The stretch of DNA TTTCTGctgctttttttataaattcaacagtTACACGTGTGTTCAGAACATAAAGCATTTCCATCTCTGGTGAATTGTTAAGAACTTCCATGGCTAATTCATCAGTAATGTTATTGCTTTGTGGGAAACGTGCCACTCTTAGGTTTTTAAGCAATTTGATTGATGAAGAATCAATGACTAGATTAAGGCCAGCAATATCAAGAATTagtaaattcatttttgaaattgttaCAATACCATCATTAGTTATTTTATGACAATACGTGCGTAATTCTTTTAATTGCTTCATGGTATTGGCAATACTATACAAACCATCATCTGAAATTAGATATTCCCCCATATCTAGGtccttgatatttttaaactcttctgttttatagtttttataaaaatcatgattCGAAAAAAATGGTATCACATTAGTCATCAGATAATGGGTCATTTCATTAGAAAGTTGAATACCACTAATTTCAAATCTTTTCAGATTTGCCCTCAGTTTACGTAACACCTGCAAACGCAATAAttcagtataaataaaaataaaaagattattggttttcatttttaatagatATAAACCTTGACTTACACAAATGGTATCTTCTGGAAAGTAACAGGGGTTATACAAGTTATCTTTCCAATTTAAAAGAATCAAATCAGTCAATGTATCAGCAACTTTTAGTAATGAATAGATTAAAGTGATAGGTATAAATGTATCTTTAAaatcttgaaatataattgctAATACTTTGAGCTTAGATAGACGTGAAAAAGCatcatataatattattttgtcaacaTAGGTAAATCTCAATCGAAGTTTTACGAGGTTTGgacaatattcattaataactgGCACTATGTTACAATGACCATAAGCTGACAAgtctaattttgttaaataacgaCCACATTTAAAAAgcagtgattttaaaaaacttaattgtCCATCGAGTGTTGgatattttatcaaacaagTTGGATTCTCATCATATTCCCAATGAGTTAGTTCaagttttttgacattaaaccAAGAAAGATCAAGGGCTCTTTTCCATTTTTgacatactaaaaaataaataaattatacaaatatattaattaccattaatgaattattttttttgtcaattaattgatattgtaATTGTCACATACCCAATGCAATTTTTGGTCTTTCACATGCTGGCACATACTTGAATATTGCTGCTAgacaatcatcattaacaaaGTCAATTGTTATGCTGTTGGCCTGGtcagttattatatttttggcgTATGAATGATCATGATCCTTACAGTACgcctgaaaaaataatgaatatttatattgtaaaataataattcaataattaatatctaCAAGCATGTTTTTACTGCAGTGATATAATTTAGACTtgcctcaatttttttttccttaaagGTGATATAAGTTGATAATTCGTCAATACAAGTTGAAATTTTACTCGACATCTTACGTTCTTgtgcaaaatttttttccaactctttttttctaaactcttccatatttgataattcacgAGGAGCAAGTTTTggtttcattttgttttttgcgATAACACATCAACAAATTTTCATCACACACATGTTGCTTCAGTTCTTACTTGTTTGATGTCAGATTGTCAGCtgatgatttgtttttttttttttatatctagcAGAGAGAGAAGACTTTTTATCTACAGAGAAAAGTCTTCTCTCTGTATCTAGCTGTTGGTAAAAGTATGAACTAAAATAGTATCAACTGgtttcatgaatttttaaattaacaataattgacaaattaagtattttataatttcattttcattttatttagaaatatttttttgatgaacaTGATCTAAATAGATAATCTCACTTTACTTTTGtttgattgaaatttttccATCAAGAACTTTGACAATAACGTAAGAAACTTCATCAAATGGAATTAGGAATTGGAGcatctatttttttccacaaacaataaacaaattctTGTTtcgaacaattaaattaaaaaacagatTAAAATagagtatattttatttttttccttgacaAAAACAACAGCGGGGCTTTCAGCTCTTTCGCCTCCGTAAAAAacataatcaatttaataaatgatgatccTTGCgatgtttaaaatattattttaaataataataatacctcacctttaaattttatattaattttttcaaatgccaATTTCGAAAACCTTCgataaaaatcaatcaacTGGATCCAACTCATTTCACAACTAAACACCACCAATCAATCCACCAAACCcaaaatcaaaatcaatttaaaaaaaaaatattcatgttgTTGTCAAGGTGTCAAAAATCCTCCTACAATATCAATTGATCCATTactatttgttatatatatattttaacacatttttttttttttttcttttggtaaTCACACGTTAAATGTGTTTACCTTGTTATCACGTTTTAACCACACACCATCTACGATAAGCACGTATAATAAAAACTATCGTAATAAttacattgaaattttaaaattcctaatcgatgtttttttttttcacctacACATTAATTCACAATACTTGCTTATGtttcattaactttttttttttttaaatactcgtATATGCCTCAcgttatttacataaaaaaaaatctaattgatatattaattattgttatttataaattttataatgaaattgaaatatcTAATTGTTTGAATTTACGGATGAACGGATGCGGCCATTGGTCCAaactcattattatattttaaaataaatttttttatagaaaaattggagcttgttatttgtttcataaaattattattaacatattttttttatttttgtttatatttttttttagtggtCGTTCATCCGGTAATTTTGAATactaactattatttttatctgaattatgtgtgatcaatgctgttgttgtttttcaaaatgtacaaaaatacagttttatttatttttaaaaattttttatcatcaaaattttggttagtattttttttctttcgctACAAACTATTTTCTATTGATAGTCGACATGCTAAACGTACatttattgaagaaatatatattaattaattaattttgttttttaaatttatttaatgcttatattattttgtattttttaatcagaatatttaaatttctaaatttgtgatattttttttttttgtggtttctttgtttgataataaaatacttgttccATGaatttactaatattatattgctAATTGTTTGATCACAAATTAAACATGAAAATCctccttattttttattaaatatttt from Aphidius gifuensis isolate YNYX2018 linkage group LG4, ASM1490517v1, whole genome shotgun sequence encodes:
- the LOC122855690 gene encoding uncharacterized protein LOC122855690 — its product is MKPKLAPRELSNMEEFRKKELEKNFAQERKMSSKISTCIDELSTYITFKEKKIEAYCKDHDHSYAKNIITDQANSITIDFVNDDCLAAIFKYVPACERPKIALVCQKWKRALDLSWFNVKKLELTHWEYDENPTCLIKYPTLDGQLSFLKSLLFKCGRYLTKLDLSAYGHCNIVPVINEYCPNLVKLRLRFTYVDKIILYDAFSRLSKLKVLAIIFQDFKDTFIPITLIYSLLKVADTLTDLILLNWKDNLYNPCYFPEDTICVLRKLRANLKRFEISGIQLSNEMTHYLMTNVIPFFSNHDFYKNYKTEEFKNIKDLDMGEYLISDDGLYSIANTMKQLKELRTYCHKITNDGIVTISKMNLLILDIAGLNLVIDSSSIKLLKNLRVARFPQSNNITDELAMEVLNNSPEMEMLYVLNTRVTVEFIKKAAEISRRRKRHLNLGVSFMCDKKQYESPYFTITIQKN